From Streptomyces sp. NBC_00370, a single genomic window includes:
- a CDS encoding DeoR/GlpR family DNA-binding transcription regulator, whose product MDTDERRREILEIARRDGSVEVTALAAKLQVAKETVRRDLHVLEEHGLVRRTHGGAYPVESAGFETTLAVRTTRLVPQKSRIAAAAADLIGDAETVFVDEGFTPQLVAEALPKDRQLTVVTASLAVATTLADAEKIAVLLLGGRVRGSTMATVDHWATRMLSEFVIDLAFVGANGISREYGLTTPDPAVSEVKAQVMRSARRRVFAGIHTKFGAVSFCRFAEVGDFETIVTDAGLPSAEAQRYSLLGPQVIRV is encoded by the coding sequence GTGGACACCGACGAACGCCGACGAGAAATTCTTGAGATCGCCAGACGCGACGGGTCAGTGGAAGTCACCGCACTGGCCGCGAAGCTTCAGGTGGCCAAGGAGACGGTCCGGCGCGATCTCCATGTGCTGGAGGAGCACGGTCTCGTACGGCGTACGCACGGCGGCGCCTACCCGGTGGAGAGCGCCGGCTTCGAGACCACGCTCGCGGTGCGCACCACCCGGCTCGTACCGCAGAAGTCCCGCATCGCGGCCGCCGCGGCCGATCTGATCGGCGACGCGGAGACGGTCTTCGTGGACGAGGGGTTCACCCCCCAGCTCGTGGCCGAAGCGCTCCCGAAGGACCGGCAGTTGACGGTCGTCACCGCCTCCCTCGCCGTGGCGACGACGCTGGCCGACGCCGAGAAGATCGCCGTGTTGCTCCTCGGTGGCCGGGTACGCGGTTCCACCATGGCCACCGTCGATCATTGGGCGACCCGTATGCTCTCCGAATTCGTCATCGACCTCGCCTTCGTCGGTGCCAACGGAATTTCCCGTGAATACGGCCTGACCACACCGGACCCGGCCGTCAGCGAGGTGAAGGCACAGGTGATGCGCAGCGCGCGCCGCCGCGTCTTCGCCGGTATCCACACCAAGTTCGGCGCGGTGAGCTTCTGCCGCTTCGCCGAGGTCGGTGACTTCGAGACGATCGTGACCGACGCGGGGCTGCCGTCGGCCGAGGCGCAGCGCTACTCGCTGCTCGGCCCGCAGGTCATCCGAGTCTGA
- a CDS encoding ABC transporter substrate-binding protein, whose amino-acid sequence MPLQERRRGLYVRVGAGAALAALLAGCSGAGGGGSSSGGGDTINVLMVNNPQMVELQKLTASNFTKETGIKVNFTVLPENDARDKFTQDFSNQAGQYDVATISNFEVPFYAKNGWLQPLDGYVAKDKAFDQGDILKPLQESLTAKDGKLYAEPFYGESSMLMYRKDIFDQKKLTMPPNPTWDQVADLAAKADGAKPGLKGICLRGLPGWGEVIAPLTTVVNTMGGTWFDKDWNAKVNSPEFKKATQFYVDLVRKHGEAGAPQSGFAECLNNMTQGKSAMWYDATSGAGSLEAANSPVKGKIGYVPAPVDKTKSSGWLYTWAWGVQKASKNPDNAWKFISWASSKKYEQLVGQKIGWPNVPAGKRASTYANKDYLKDAGAFADITQKSIAGVDPNNPGTQPRPTVGIQFVDIPEFIDLGTKVSQEISSAIAGKQSVDQALDNSQSLAEKVGKEQQ is encoded by the coding sequence ATGCCCCTCCAGGAACGACGACGTGGACTCTATGTGCGGGTGGGCGCAGGCGCCGCCCTGGCCGCGCTCCTCGCGGGGTGCAGCGGCGCGGGCGGCGGCGGCAGCTCGTCCGGCGGCGGCGACACGATCAATGTCCTCATGGTCAACAACCCGCAGATGGTGGAGTTGCAGAAGCTGACGGCGAGCAACTTCACGAAGGAGACCGGTATCAAGGTCAACTTCACCGTGCTGCCGGAGAACGACGCGCGGGACAAGTTCACCCAGGACTTCTCCAACCAGGCCGGCCAGTACGACGTCGCCACCATCAGCAACTTCGAGGTGCCGTTCTACGCGAAGAACGGCTGGCTGCAGCCGCTGGACGGCTACGTCGCCAAGGACAAGGCGTTCGACCAGGGCGACATACTCAAGCCCCTCCAGGAGTCGCTCACCGCGAAGGACGGCAAGCTCTACGCCGAGCCCTTCTACGGCGAGTCGTCGATGCTCATGTACCGCAAGGACATCTTCGACCAGAAGAAGCTCACGATGCCGCCCAACCCCACCTGGGACCAGGTGGCCGATCTCGCGGCCAAGGCCGACGGCGCCAAGCCCGGCCTCAAGGGCATCTGTCTGCGTGGTCTGCCCGGCTGGGGCGAGGTGATCGCCCCGCTGACGACCGTCGTCAACACCATGGGCGGCACCTGGTTCGACAAGGACTGGAACGCCAAGGTGAACTCCCCGGAGTTCAAGAAGGCCACCCAGTTCTACGTGGACCTGGTCCGCAAGCACGGTGAGGCGGGCGCACCGCAGTCCGGCTTCGCCGAGTGCCTCAACAACATGACGCAGGGCAAGTCGGCGATGTGGTACGACGCGACGTCCGGCGCCGGTTCGCTCGAAGCGGCCAACTCCCCGGTCAAGGGCAAGATCGGCTATGTGCCCGCGCCGGTGGACAAGACCAAGAGCTCCGGCTGGCTCTACACCTGGGCCTGGGGTGTGCAGAAGGCCTCCAAGAACCCGGACAACGCCTGGAAGTTCATCTCCTGGGCGTCCAGCAAGAAGTACGAGCAGCTCGTCGGCCAGAAGATCGGCTGGCCCAACGTGCCCGCCGGCAAGCGCGCTTCGACGTACGCCAACAAGGACTACCTGAAGGACGCGGGAGCGTTCGCCGACATCACCCAGAAGTCCATCGCCGGCGTCGACCCGAACAACCCCGGTACCCAGCCCCGGCCCACCGTCGGCATCCAGTTCGTCGACATCCCGGAATTCATCGACCTGGGCACCAAGGTCTCGCAGGAGATCAGCTCCGCCATCGCCGGTAAGCAATCGGTCGACCAGGCACTGGACAACTCGCAGTCGCTCGCCGAGAAGGTCGGCAAGGAGCAGCAGTGA
- a CDS encoding carbohydrate ABC transporter permease, whose protein sequence is MSPAGQAHSPAPRTAGRGPGTRARAWATRAPLLPALIFLIAVTQLPFVATLLISLFDWNSLAPDSRSFTGFSNYGSVFSDADLRDSVFTTIELTVTVVLASVILGLLLALLLDRKFMGRGFVRTLLITPFLLVPVSAALLWKHVLYNPEYGLLNGGWAWFTGLFGVDSPGQPDWISEMPLTAVEVALVWQWTPFMMLILLAGLQSRPLDIMEAARLDGASNWQMFRFLTLPHLRRYLELGILLGSINIVQNFDAVFTITAGGLGTANLPYTIYQTFYQAHEYGLASAAGVVVVIGTIIVATFALRVVSSLFSEEANRA, encoded by the coding sequence CTGTCCCCGGCCGGCCAGGCGCACTCCCCTGCGCCCCGCACGGCCGGCCGGGGGCCGGGTACCCGGGCGCGAGCCTGGGCGACCCGCGCCCCGCTGCTGCCCGCGCTGATCTTCCTCATCGCGGTCACCCAACTGCCCTTCGTGGCAACGCTGCTGATCTCCCTCTTCGACTGGAACTCGCTCGCCCCCGACTCGCGGAGCTTCACCGGGTTCTCCAACTACGGCTCGGTGTTCTCCGACGCCGACCTGCGGGACTCGGTGTTCACCACGATCGAGCTGACCGTCACCGTCGTGCTGGCCAGCGTCATCCTCGGGCTGCTCCTCGCGCTGCTGCTCGACCGGAAGTTCATGGGGCGCGGCTTCGTCCGCACCCTGCTGATCACCCCGTTCCTGCTGGTGCCCGTCTCGGCGGCGCTGCTGTGGAAGCACGTGCTCTACAACCCCGAGTACGGTCTGCTCAACGGCGGCTGGGCCTGGTTCACCGGCCTGTTCGGCGTCGACAGCCCCGGTCAGCCCGACTGGATCTCGGAGATGCCGCTGACGGCGGTCGAGGTCGCGCTCGTCTGGCAGTGGACGCCGTTCATGATGCTCATCCTGCTCGCCGGGCTGCAGAGCCGGCCGCTCGACATCATGGAGGCGGCGCGGCTCGACGGCGCCAGCAACTGGCAGATGTTCCGCTTCCTGACCCTGCCGCACCTGCGCCGCTACCTCGAACTGGGCATCCTGCTCGGCTCGATCAACATCGTGCAGAACTTCGACGCGGTGTTCACCATCACGGCGGGCGGGCTCGGTACCGCCAACCTCCCCTACACGATCTACCAGACCTTCTACCAGGCTCACGAATACGGACTGGCGTCCGCCGCAGGAGTCGTCGTGGTGATCGGCACCATCATCGTCGCGACCTTCGCCCTGCGCGTGGTCTCGTCCCTCTTCAGTGAGGAGGCGAACCGCGCATGA
- a CDS encoding carbohydrate ABC transporter permease translates to MSTLTATDVQPAAPERRRTKAPVERKARRRSASLGLLAWVVGVVFCLPAIWMLVTSFHSEPDAATNPPSIGAPLTLDSYRIFFGSGGGPSPWPPLINSLMASLFSTLFVLVLALPAAYALSIKRVEKWTDVMFFFLSTKMLPMVAGLLPVYLFAKNAGMLDNIWLLVILYTSMNLPIAVWMMQSFLADVPVSIIEAAQVDGARLVTILTRVVAPVAAPGIAATSLICFIFSWNELLFARVLTSVKAETAPVFLTGFVTSQGLFLAQLCAASVVVSLPVLAAGFAAQDKLVQGLSLGAVK, encoded by the coding sequence ATGAGTACCCTGACCGCAACGGACGTCCAGCCGGCCGCCCCGGAGCGCCGGCGCACCAAGGCCCCCGTCGAACGCAAGGCCAGGCGGCGCTCCGCCTCGCTCGGCCTGCTGGCGTGGGTCGTCGGCGTCGTCTTCTGTCTGCCGGCCATCTGGATGCTGGTGACGTCGTTCCACTCGGAACCCGACGCCGCCACCAACCCGCCGTCGATCGGAGCCCCGCTCACCCTCGACAGCTACCGGATCTTCTTCGGCTCCGGCGGGGGCCCCAGCCCCTGGCCGCCGCTGATCAACTCGCTGATGGCGTCGCTGTTCTCGACGCTGTTCGTGCTCGTACTCGCGCTGCCGGCGGCGTACGCGCTCTCCATCAAGCGGGTGGAGAAGTGGACGGACGTCATGTTCTTCTTCCTCTCCACCAAGATGCTGCCGATGGTCGCCGGGCTGCTGCCCGTGTACCTCTTCGCGAAGAACGCGGGGATGCTCGACAACATCTGGCTGCTCGTCATCCTCTACACGTCGATGAATCTGCCGATCGCGGTCTGGATGATGCAGTCCTTCCTCGCGGACGTGCCGGTCTCCATCATCGAGGCCGCACAGGTCGACGGGGCCCGGCTGGTCACCATCCTGACCCGGGTGGTGGCGCCGGTCGCCGCGCCGGGTATCGCGGCCACCTCGCTGATCTGTTTCATCTTCAGCTGGAACGAGCTGCTGTTCGCCCGGGTGCTGACCAGTGTGAAGGCGGAGACCGCGCCCGTCTTCCTGACCGGATTCGTCACCAGCCAGGGGCTGTTCCTCGCCCAGCTGTGTGCCGCTTCGGTGGTCGTGTCCCTGCCGGTGCTCGCCGCCGGCTTCGCCGCCCAGGACAAACTCGTCCAGGGCCTTTCTCTTGGAGCTGTCAAATGA